Proteins encoded in a region of the Drosophila sechellia strain sech25 chromosome 2L, ASM438219v1, whole genome shotgun sequence genome:
- the LOC6613512 gene encoding cyclin-dependent kinase-like 1 isoform X3 codes for MDKWFGEKRLWLFGNHLPLLPRRPQGSSKMDRYEKLSRLGEGSYGVVYKCRDRETGALVAVKRFVESEDDPAIRKIALREIRLLKNLKHPNLVSLLEVFRRKRRLHLVFEFCELTVLHELERHPQGCPEHLTKQICYQTLLGVAYCHKQGCLHRDIKPENILLTAQGQVKLCDFGFARMLSPGENYTDYVATRWYRAPELLVGDTQYGTPVDVWAIGCLFAELVRGEALWPGRSDVDQLYLIRKTLGDLLPRHIQIFGQNEYFKGITLPVPPTLEPLEDKMPAKSQQNPLTIDFLKKCLDKDPTKRWSCEKLTKHSYFDDYIAKQRELEHVNSLEAANLRQQQLASQQFMLATAAQQLQTGPAQAAAIAAARDKSKTSNTSLPLLPSTQHHHHPHQDYVKLQPLNKNANLLHRTEHHLPTI; via the exons ATGGACAAATGGTTCGGAGAGAAACGTCTCTGGCTGTTTGGTAACCACCTTCCACTTCTGCCCAGAAG ACCACAAGGTAGCAGCAAAATGGATCGCTATGAGAAGCTCAGTCGGCTGGGCGAGGGCTCCTACGGTGTGGTCTACAAGTGCCGGGATCGGGAAACGGGTGCTCTGGTGGCGGTCAAGAGGTTTGTGGAGTCCGAGGATGATCCAGCGATTCGTAAAattgcactgagagaaattagGCTACTGAAG AACCTGAAGCATCCGAACCTTGTCTCCCTGCTAGAAGTGTTCCGACGAAAGCGACGCCTCCACCTGGTCTTCGAGTTCTGCGAGCTGACCGTGCTGCACGAACTGGAGCGGCATCCACAGGGCTGCCCGGAGCACCTGACCAAACAGATCTGCTACCAGACCCTGCTGGGCGTGGCCTACTGCCACAAGCAGGGCTGCCTGCACCGCGACATCAAGCCGGAGAACATCCTGCTGACGGCCCAGGGTCAGGTGAAGCTGTGCGACTTCGGCTTCGCCCGTATGCTCAGTCCGGGCGAGAACTACACGGATTACGTGGCCACCAGGTGGTACCGGGCGCCGGAGCTGCTGGTGGGTGATACTCAGTACGGCACTCCGGTGGACGTCTGGGCCATCGGTTGCCTCTTCGCCGAGTTGGTCCGGGGCGAGGCCCTCTGGCCAGGACGCAGCGATGTGGATCAGCTCTATCTGATCCGCAAGACGCTCGGCGACCTGTTGCCGCGCCACATCCAGATCTTCGGACAGAACGAGTACTTCAAGGGCATCACGCTGCCAGTGCCGCCGACGCTGGAGCCGCTGGAGGACAAGATGCCGGCCAAGTCACAGCAGAACCCCTTGACCATAGACTTTCTGAAAAAGTGCCTGGACAAGGACCCGACCAAGCGCTGGTCCTGCGAGAAGCTCACAAAGCACTCCTACTTCGACGACTACATCGCCAAGCAGCGCGAGCTGGAGCACGTCAACAGCCTGGAGGCGGCCAATCTCCGTCAGCAGCAGCTCGCCTCCCAGCAGTTCATGCTGGCCACGGCAGCCCAACAGCTCCAGACGGGTCCTGCCCAGGCGGCGGCCATTGCGGCGGCCCGGGATAAATCAAAG ACTTCAAACACATCACTACCGCTGCTGCCTAGCAcgcagcatcatcatcacccGCATCAAGATTACGTGAAGCTGCAGCCCCTGAACAAGAATGCAAACCTGCTCCATCGCACCGAGCATCATCTGCCCACAATTTGA
- the LOC6613512 gene encoding cyclin-dependent kinase-like 1 isoform X5: MLQIRQILARWVPRPQGSSKMDRYEKLSRLGEGSYGVVYKCRDRETGALVAVKRFVESEDDPAIRKIALREIRLLKNLKHPNLVSLLEVFRRKRRLHLVFEFCELTVLHELERHPQGCPEHLTKQICYQTLLGVAYCHKQGCLHRDIKPENILLTAQGQVKLCDFGFARMLSPGENYTDYVATRWYRAPELLVGDTQYGTPVDVWAIGCLFAELVRGEALWPGRSDVDQLYLIRKTLGDLLPRHIQIFGQNEYFKGITLPVPPTLEPLEDKMPAKSQQNPLTIDFLKKCLDKDPTKRWSCEKLTKHSYFDDYIAKQRELEHVNSLEAANLRQQQLASQQFMLATAAQQLQTGPAQAAAIAAARDKSKTSNTSLPLLPSTQHHHHPHQDYVKLQPLNKNANLLHRTEHHLPTI, from the exons ATG TTGCAAATACGTCAGATATTAGCCAGATGGGTGCCTAG ACCACAAGGTAGCAGCAAAATGGATCGCTATGAGAAGCTCAGTCGGCTGGGCGAGGGCTCCTACGGTGTGGTCTACAAGTGCCGGGATCGGGAAACGGGTGCTCTGGTGGCGGTCAAGAGGTTTGTGGAGTCCGAGGATGATCCAGCGATTCGTAAAattgcactgagagaaattagGCTACTGAAG AACCTGAAGCATCCGAACCTTGTCTCCCTGCTAGAAGTGTTCCGACGAAAGCGACGCCTCCACCTGGTCTTCGAGTTCTGCGAGCTGACCGTGCTGCACGAACTGGAGCGGCATCCACAGGGCTGCCCGGAGCACCTGACCAAACAGATCTGCTACCAGACCCTGCTGGGCGTGGCCTACTGCCACAAGCAGGGCTGCCTGCACCGCGACATCAAGCCGGAGAACATCCTGCTGACGGCCCAGGGTCAGGTGAAGCTGTGCGACTTCGGCTTCGCCCGTATGCTCAGTCCGGGCGAGAACTACACGGATTACGTGGCCACCAGGTGGTACCGGGCGCCGGAGCTGCTGGTGGGTGATACTCAGTACGGCACTCCGGTGGACGTCTGGGCCATCGGTTGCCTCTTCGCCGAGTTGGTCCGGGGCGAGGCCCTCTGGCCAGGACGCAGCGATGTGGATCAGCTCTATCTGATCCGCAAGACGCTCGGCGACCTGTTGCCGCGCCACATCCAGATCTTCGGACAGAACGAGTACTTCAAGGGCATCACGCTGCCAGTGCCGCCGACGCTGGAGCCGCTGGAGGACAAGATGCCGGCCAAGTCACAGCAGAACCCCTTGACCATAGACTTTCTGAAAAAGTGCCTGGACAAGGACCCGACCAAGCGCTGGTCCTGCGAGAAGCTCACAAAGCACTCCTACTTCGACGACTACATCGCCAAGCAGCGCGAGCTGGAGCACGTCAACAGCCTGGAGGCGGCCAATCTCCGTCAGCAGCAGCTCGCCTCCCAGCAGTTCATGCTGGCCACGGCAGCCCAACAGCTCCAGACGGGTCCTGCCCAGGCGGCGGCCATTGCGGCGGCCCGGGATAAATCAAAG ACTTCAAACACATCACTACCGCTGCTGCCTAGCAcgcagcatcatcatcacccGCATCAAGATTACGTGAAGCTGCAGCCCCTGAACAAGAATGCAAACCTGCTCCATCGCACCGAGCATCATCTGCCCACAATTTGA
- the LOC6613513 gene encoding uncharacterized protein LOC6613513, translating to MLLMESYMCYCSVRLGVIIVSVLAIIRELAHSITLFALGIKVFEPLNDLFEHDAEFKNRKWVRKFISWSEGDPEVLSAVVHIISFMHSAAACLSIYGAIKLRKWFLLPLAFFEFVYFIHITFLHIVLMIMLKKQINLGFLIILTLLGCFYICKYSVLVAIVTHPRLLSVFVGYNACTCVAMFQIIGLVKSARYCELYGDDPFHPLAMRSNRSKDSEKPLHVLRMHEMHDTNIDEEKRLSKLGLWPRRQPPVVSVLPVQAAYPHPPLKWWQQQALSTGDDHQPDPSVYRNWHTNELLNGVGGNFQRKSELNRRYAENQLHRWY from the exons ATGTTATTAATGGAATCCTATATGTGCTATTGCTCGGTGCGTCTGGGCGTCATAATCGTTTCTGTTCTGGCTATC ATCCGTGAATTGGCTCATAGCATTACGCTTTTCGCGTTGGGCATCAAAGTTTTCGAGCCTTTAAACGATTTGTTCGAGCACGACGCGGAGTTTAAGAACAGAAAGTGGGTTCGAAAGTTCATCAGTTGGAGTGAAGGCG ATCCCGAGGTCTTAAGCGCAGTTGTTCACATAATATCCTTTATGCATTCGGCTGCAGCCTGCTTAAGTATTTATGGTGCTATCAAG TTACGGAAATGGTTTCTACTGCCCTTGGCATTCTTCGAGTTTGTCTACTTTATACACATTACGTTCCTTCATATTGTTCTGATGATCATGCTAAAGAAGCAGATTAACTTGGGCTTTCTCATCATTCTCACACTTTTGGGCTGTTTCTATATATGCAAGTATTCAGTCTTAGTTGCTATAGTCACTCACCCCCGACTTCTCTCAGTGTTTGTGGGCTACAATGCCTGCACCTGCGTGGCCATGTTCCAGATCATCGGACTGGTGAAGAGTGCCCGCTACTGCGAGCTCTACGGAGACGATCCCTTCCATCCGCTGGCCATGAGGAGCAATCGATCGAAGGATTCCGAGAAGCCGCTCCACGTGCTGCGAATGCACGAGATGCACGACACAAACATCGACGAGGAGAAACGGCTGAGCAAGCTGGGCCTGTGGCCACGTCGTCAGCCGCCGGTGGTGTCCGTCCTGCCCGTGCAGGCAGCTTATCCGCACCCACCGCTGAAGTGGTGGCAGCAGCAGGCCCTGAGCACCGGAGATGACCACCAGCCGGATCCGTCTGTCTATCGCAACTGGCACACCAACGAGCTACTCAACGGAGTGGGCGGCAATTTCCAGCGCAAGAGTGAGCTGAATCGACGCTACGCGGAGAATCAGTTGCATCGATGGTACTAA
- the LOC6613512 gene encoding cyclin-dependent kinase-like 1 isoform X2 encodes MCSCLSYQTEKFLNILCAQCKAMRRANIKRGQCLSLRPQGSSKMDRYEKLSRLGEGSYGVVYKCRDRETGALVAVKRFVESEDDPAIRKIALREIRLLKNLKHPNLVSLLEVFRRKRRLHLVFEFCELTVLHELERHPQGCPEHLTKQICYQTLLGVAYCHKQGCLHRDIKPENILLTAQGQVKLCDFGFARMLSPGENYTDYVATRWYRAPELLVGDTQYGTPVDVWAIGCLFAELVRGEALWPGRSDVDQLYLIRKTLGDLLPRHIQIFGQNEYFKGITLPVPPTLEPLEDKMPAKSQQNPLTIDFLKKCLDKDPTKRWSCEKLTKHSYFDDYIAKQRELEHVNSLEAANLRQQQLASQQFMLATAAQQLQTGPAQAAAIAAARDKSKTSNTSLPLLPSTQHHHHPHQDYVKLQPLNKNANLLHRTEHHLPTI; translated from the exons ATGTGTTCGTGTCTGAGCTATCAAACAGAAAAATTCTTAAACATTTTGTGTGCCCAATGCAAAGCAATGCGACGTGCAAACATCAAACGTGGTCAATGTTTGAGCTTAAG ACCACAAGGTAGCAGCAAAATGGATCGCTATGAGAAGCTCAGTCGGCTGGGCGAGGGCTCCTACGGTGTGGTCTACAAGTGCCGGGATCGGGAAACGGGTGCTCTGGTGGCGGTCAAGAGGTTTGTGGAGTCCGAGGATGATCCAGCGATTCGTAAAattgcactgagagaaattagGCTACTGAAG AACCTGAAGCATCCGAACCTTGTCTCCCTGCTAGAAGTGTTCCGACGAAAGCGACGCCTCCACCTGGTCTTCGAGTTCTGCGAGCTGACCGTGCTGCACGAACTGGAGCGGCATCCACAGGGCTGCCCGGAGCACCTGACCAAACAGATCTGCTACCAGACCCTGCTGGGCGTGGCCTACTGCCACAAGCAGGGCTGCCTGCACCGCGACATCAAGCCGGAGAACATCCTGCTGACGGCCCAGGGTCAGGTGAAGCTGTGCGACTTCGGCTTCGCCCGTATGCTCAGTCCGGGCGAGAACTACACGGATTACGTGGCCACCAGGTGGTACCGGGCGCCGGAGCTGCTGGTGGGTGATACTCAGTACGGCACTCCGGTGGACGTCTGGGCCATCGGTTGCCTCTTCGCCGAGTTGGTCCGGGGCGAGGCCCTCTGGCCAGGACGCAGCGATGTGGATCAGCTCTATCTGATCCGCAAGACGCTCGGCGACCTGTTGCCGCGCCACATCCAGATCTTCGGACAGAACGAGTACTTCAAGGGCATCACGCTGCCAGTGCCGCCGACGCTGGAGCCGCTGGAGGACAAGATGCCGGCCAAGTCACAGCAGAACCCCTTGACCATAGACTTTCTGAAAAAGTGCCTGGACAAGGACCCGACCAAGCGCTGGTCCTGCGAGAAGCTCACAAAGCACTCCTACTTCGACGACTACATCGCCAAGCAGCGCGAGCTGGAGCACGTCAACAGCCTGGAGGCGGCCAATCTCCGTCAGCAGCAGCTCGCCTCCCAGCAGTTCATGCTGGCCACGGCAGCCCAACAGCTCCAGACGGGTCCTGCCCAGGCGGCGGCCATTGCGGCGGCCCGGGATAAATCAAAG ACTTCAAACACATCACTACCGCTGCTGCCTAGCAcgcagcatcatcatcacccGCATCAAGATTACGTGAAGCTGCAGCCCCTGAACAAGAATGCAAACCTGCTCCATCGCACCGAGCATCATCTGCCCACAATTTGA
- the LOC6613512 gene encoding cyclin-dependent kinase-like 1 isoform X4: MKMFEISKLFSLRRPQGSSKMDRYEKLSRLGEGSYGVVYKCRDRETGALVAVKRFVESEDDPAIRKIALREIRLLKNLKHPNLVSLLEVFRRKRRLHLVFEFCELTVLHELERHPQGCPEHLTKQICYQTLLGVAYCHKQGCLHRDIKPENILLTAQGQVKLCDFGFARMLSPGENYTDYVATRWYRAPELLVGDTQYGTPVDVWAIGCLFAELVRGEALWPGRSDVDQLYLIRKTLGDLLPRHIQIFGQNEYFKGITLPVPPTLEPLEDKMPAKSQQNPLTIDFLKKCLDKDPTKRWSCEKLTKHSYFDDYIAKQRELEHVNSLEAANLRQQQLASQQFMLATAAQQLQTGPAQAAAIAAARDKSKTSNTSLPLLPSTQHHHHPHQDYVKLQPLNKNANLLHRTEHHLPTI, from the exons ATGAAAATGTTTGAGATATCCAAATTGTTTTCCCTACGAAG ACCACAAGGTAGCAGCAAAATGGATCGCTATGAGAAGCTCAGTCGGCTGGGCGAGGGCTCCTACGGTGTGGTCTACAAGTGCCGGGATCGGGAAACGGGTGCTCTGGTGGCGGTCAAGAGGTTTGTGGAGTCCGAGGATGATCCAGCGATTCGTAAAattgcactgagagaaattagGCTACTGAAG AACCTGAAGCATCCGAACCTTGTCTCCCTGCTAGAAGTGTTCCGACGAAAGCGACGCCTCCACCTGGTCTTCGAGTTCTGCGAGCTGACCGTGCTGCACGAACTGGAGCGGCATCCACAGGGCTGCCCGGAGCACCTGACCAAACAGATCTGCTACCAGACCCTGCTGGGCGTGGCCTACTGCCACAAGCAGGGCTGCCTGCACCGCGACATCAAGCCGGAGAACATCCTGCTGACGGCCCAGGGTCAGGTGAAGCTGTGCGACTTCGGCTTCGCCCGTATGCTCAGTCCGGGCGAGAACTACACGGATTACGTGGCCACCAGGTGGTACCGGGCGCCGGAGCTGCTGGTGGGTGATACTCAGTACGGCACTCCGGTGGACGTCTGGGCCATCGGTTGCCTCTTCGCCGAGTTGGTCCGGGGCGAGGCCCTCTGGCCAGGACGCAGCGATGTGGATCAGCTCTATCTGATCCGCAAGACGCTCGGCGACCTGTTGCCGCGCCACATCCAGATCTTCGGACAGAACGAGTACTTCAAGGGCATCACGCTGCCAGTGCCGCCGACGCTGGAGCCGCTGGAGGACAAGATGCCGGCCAAGTCACAGCAGAACCCCTTGACCATAGACTTTCTGAAAAAGTGCCTGGACAAGGACCCGACCAAGCGCTGGTCCTGCGAGAAGCTCACAAAGCACTCCTACTTCGACGACTACATCGCCAAGCAGCGCGAGCTGGAGCACGTCAACAGCCTGGAGGCGGCCAATCTCCGTCAGCAGCAGCTCGCCTCCCAGCAGTTCATGCTGGCCACGGCAGCCCAACAGCTCCAGACGGGTCCTGCCCAGGCGGCGGCCATTGCGGCGGCCCGGGATAAATCAAAG ACTTCAAACACATCACTACCGCTGCTGCCTAGCAcgcagcatcatcatcacccGCATCAAGATTACGTGAAGCTGCAGCCCCTGAACAAGAATGCAAACCTGCTCCATCGCACCGAGCATCATCTGCCCACAATTTGA
- the LOC6613512 gene encoding cyclin-dependent kinase-like 1 isoform X1, with protein MFHSSSFYLPQSFQNSFLYRLIQKIQVCNEPDLVETRQYRPQGSSKMDRYEKLSRLGEGSYGVVYKCRDRETGALVAVKRFVESEDDPAIRKIALREIRLLKNLKHPNLVSLLEVFRRKRRLHLVFEFCELTVLHELERHPQGCPEHLTKQICYQTLLGVAYCHKQGCLHRDIKPENILLTAQGQVKLCDFGFARMLSPGENYTDYVATRWYRAPELLVGDTQYGTPVDVWAIGCLFAELVRGEALWPGRSDVDQLYLIRKTLGDLLPRHIQIFGQNEYFKGITLPVPPTLEPLEDKMPAKSQQNPLTIDFLKKCLDKDPTKRWSCEKLTKHSYFDDYIAKQRELEHVNSLEAANLRQQQLASQQFMLATAAQQLQTGPAQAAAIAAARDKSKTSNTSLPLLPSTQHHHHPHQDYVKLQPLNKNANLLHRTEHHLPTI; from the exons ATGTTTCACAGCTCCTCGTTCTACTTGCCGCAATCGTTTCAGAACTCCTTCCTCTACCGCCTCATTCAGAAGATCCAGGTGTGCAATGAGCCGGACTTAGTTGAGACCAGGCAGTACAG ACCACAAGGTAGCAGCAAAATGGATCGCTATGAGAAGCTCAGTCGGCTGGGCGAGGGCTCCTACGGTGTGGTCTACAAGTGCCGGGATCGGGAAACGGGTGCTCTGGTGGCGGTCAAGAGGTTTGTGGAGTCCGAGGATGATCCAGCGATTCGTAAAattgcactgagagaaattagGCTACTGAAG AACCTGAAGCATCCGAACCTTGTCTCCCTGCTAGAAGTGTTCCGACGAAAGCGACGCCTCCACCTGGTCTTCGAGTTCTGCGAGCTGACCGTGCTGCACGAACTGGAGCGGCATCCACAGGGCTGCCCGGAGCACCTGACCAAACAGATCTGCTACCAGACCCTGCTGGGCGTGGCCTACTGCCACAAGCAGGGCTGCCTGCACCGCGACATCAAGCCGGAGAACATCCTGCTGACGGCCCAGGGTCAGGTGAAGCTGTGCGACTTCGGCTTCGCCCGTATGCTCAGTCCGGGCGAGAACTACACGGATTACGTGGCCACCAGGTGGTACCGGGCGCCGGAGCTGCTGGTGGGTGATACTCAGTACGGCACTCCGGTGGACGTCTGGGCCATCGGTTGCCTCTTCGCCGAGTTGGTCCGGGGCGAGGCCCTCTGGCCAGGACGCAGCGATGTGGATCAGCTCTATCTGATCCGCAAGACGCTCGGCGACCTGTTGCCGCGCCACATCCAGATCTTCGGACAGAACGAGTACTTCAAGGGCATCACGCTGCCAGTGCCGCCGACGCTGGAGCCGCTGGAGGACAAGATGCCGGCCAAGTCACAGCAGAACCCCTTGACCATAGACTTTCTGAAAAAGTGCCTGGACAAGGACCCGACCAAGCGCTGGTCCTGCGAGAAGCTCACAAAGCACTCCTACTTCGACGACTACATCGCCAAGCAGCGCGAGCTGGAGCACGTCAACAGCCTGGAGGCGGCCAATCTCCGTCAGCAGCAGCTCGCCTCCCAGCAGTTCATGCTGGCCACGGCAGCCCAACAGCTCCAGACGGGTCCTGCCCAGGCGGCGGCCATTGCGGCGGCCCGGGATAAATCAAAG ACTTCAAACACATCACTACCGCTGCTGCCTAGCAcgcagcatcatcatcacccGCATCAAGATTACGTGAAGCTGCAGCCCCTGAACAAGAATGCAAACCTGCTCCATCGCACCGAGCATCATCTGCCCACAATTTGA
- the LOC6613512 gene encoding cyclin-dependent kinase-like 1 isoform X6: MDRYEKLSRLGEGSYGVVYKCRDRETGALVAVKRFVESEDDPAIRKIALREIRLLKNLKHPNLVSLLEVFRRKRRLHLVFEFCELTVLHELERHPQGCPEHLTKQICYQTLLGVAYCHKQGCLHRDIKPENILLTAQGQVKLCDFGFARMLSPGENYTDYVATRWYRAPELLVGDTQYGTPVDVWAIGCLFAELVRGEALWPGRSDVDQLYLIRKTLGDLLPRHIQIFGQNEYFKGITLPVPPTLEPLEDKMPAKSQQNPLTIDFLKKCLDKDPTKRWSCEKLTKHSYFDDYIAKQRELEHVNSLEAANLRQQQLASQQFMLATAAQQLQTGPAQAAAIAAARDKSKTSNTSLPLLPSTQHHHHPHQDYVKLQPLNKNANLLHRTEHHLPTI, translated from the exons ATGGATCGCTATGAGAAGCTCAGTCGGCTGGGCGAGGGCTCCTACGGTGTGGTCTACAAGTGCCGGGATCGGGAAACGGGTGCTCTGGTGGCGGTCAAGAGGTTTGTGGAGTCCGAGGATGATCCAGCGATTCGTAAAattgcactgagagaaattagGCTACTGAAG AACCTGAAGCATCCGAACCTTGTCTCCCTGCTAGAAGTGTTCCGACGAAAGCGACGCCTCCACCTGGTCTTCGAGTTCTGCGAGCTGACCGTGCTGCACGAACTGGAGCGGCATCCACAGGGCTGCCCGGAGCACCTGACCAAACAGATCTGCTACCAGACCCTGCTGGGCGTGGCCTACTGCCACAAGCAGGGCTGCCTGCACCGCGACATCAAGCCGGAGAACATCCTGCTGACGGCCCAGGGTCAGGTGAAGCTGTGCGACTTCGGCTTCGCCCGTATGCTCAGTCCGGGCGAGAACTACACGGATTACGTGGCCACCAGGTGGTACCGGGCGCCGGAGCTGCTGGTGGGTGATACTCAGTACGGCACTCCGGTGGACGTCTGGGCCATCGGTTGCCTCTTCGCCGAGTTGGTCCGGGGCGAGGCCCTCTGGCCAGGACGCAGCGATGTGGATCAGCTCTATCTGATCCGCAAGACGCTCGGCGACCTGTTGCCGCGCCACATCCAGATCTTCGGACAGAACGAGTACTTCAAGGGCATCACGCTGCCAGTGCCGCCGACGCTGGAGCCGCTGGAGGACAAGATGCCGGCCAAGTCACAGCAGAACCCCTTGACCATAGACTTTCTGAAAAAGTGCCTGGACAAGGACCCGACCAAGCGCTGGTCCTGCGAGAAGCTCACAAAGCACTCCTACTTCGACGACTACATCGCCAAGCAGCGCGAGCTGGAGCACGTCAACAGCCTGGAGGCGGCCAATCTCCGTCAGCAGCAGCTCGCCTCCCAGCAGTTCATGCTGGCCACGGCAGCCCAACAGCTCCAGACGGGTCCTGCCCAGGCGGCGGCCATTGCGGCGGCCCGGGATAAATCAAAG ACTTCAAACACATCACTACCGCTGCTGCCTAGCAcgcagcatcatcatcacccGCATCAAGATTACGTGAAGCTGCAGCCCCTGAACAAGAATGCAAACCTGCTCCATCGCACCGAGCATCATCTGCCCACAATTTGA
- the LOC6613514 gene encoding uncharacterized protein LOC6613514, with product MVLMESYFFCASVRLGVLVICIAATIKNTIFMWLIFADGTSFLFFFINVLETHYRTSMIIKESVTWAEHYSKELMMFIQLYSFCHIATCVSAAYGAYKLKKYHVIPLAIFEFIYTVQVVVLVIITLRIARHIVPLATLILMTLALSFYAMLVAYNTLALIAFVQIMFLVRSQRYIRLYGPDPLNPVTNGVQSKEMASRNPITQQPIIIYVMPKAGQKLWDVPQLKWWQDEKTDVKVPQKANYEESSEFFQRQELLSKVLLRNAIKEDYLHKERVAI from the exons ATGGTGCTCATGGAGAGCTACTTCTTTTGTGCTTCGGTGCGACTGGGTGTCCTGGTCATTTGCATTGCAGCCACT ATAAAAAATACCATCTTCATGTGGCTGATATTCGCCGATGGAACATCTTTCCTGTTCTTCTTCATCAACGTTCTGGAAACCCATTATAGAACCAGCATGATTATTAAGGAGTCCGTCACCTGGGCGGAACATT ATTCCAAGGAGCTGATGATGTTCATTCAACTCTACAGCTTTTGCCACATTGCAACTTGTGTTTCGGCTGCTTATGGTGCATATAAG CTCAAGAAATACCACGTTATACCTTTGGCTATCTTCGAGTTCATTTACACAGTTCAGGTTGTTGTACTCGTCATTATAACGCTTCGGATTGCCAGACACATTGTGCCATTGGCCACCTTAATACTGATGACCCTTGCCCTTTCATTTTACGCAA TGCTTGTGGCCTACAACACATTGGCGTTGATTGCCTTCGTGCAAATAATGTTCCTGGTGCGGAGTCAACGATATATACGACTCTACGGTCCAGATCCTTTGAATCCTGTAACAAACGGTGTGCAATCCAAGGAAATGGCATCTAGAAATCCGATCACACAGCAACCAATAATTATTTACGTAATGCCCAAAGCGGGTCAAAAATTGTGGGATGTGCCACAATTGAAGTGGTGGCAGGATGAAAAAACTGATGTCAAAGTTCCACAAAAAGCAAATTATGAAGAGTCCTCTGAATTTTTCCAGCGGCAGGAGCTGCTGTCAAAAGTTTTACTACGCAATGCCATCAAAGAAGACTATCTGCACAAGGAAAGAGTTGCAATCTAA